A part of Deltaproteobacteria bacterium genomic DNA contains:
- the nrtS gene encoding nitrate/nitrite transporter NrtS, translating into MKTFLTVATERGTVATSARVALLVGSILAVINYGDRIFLRGDMQALDWIKLTITYCIPYSVATYGAARYALKQNPDKGE; encoded by the coding sequence ATGAAAACATTCCTGACTGTAGCCACTGAAAGAGGCACCGTAGCCACATCGGCCAGGGTTGCCTTGTTGGTCGGCTCGATCCTGGCTGTGATCAATTATGGCGACCGTATCTTCCTGCGTGGCGACATGCAGGCCCTGGACTGGATCAAGCTGACCATTACTTACTGTATCCCCTATTCCGTGGCCACCTATGGTGCCGCCCGGTACGCTTTGAAGCAGAACCCAGACAAAGGAGAATGA